A genomic window from Planococcus rifietoensis includes:
- a CDS encoding glutathione peroxidase — protein sequence MSNLYTYEVKQADGNMEQLENFKGKPLVIVNTASKCGLTPQFEGLQHLYEKYKDQGLEILGFPSGQFNDQEFHTQKETQEFCRKNYGVSFPVFSKIDVNGELADPLFKYLTSWGTNDVSGEIKWNFTKFLIDRQGTIIQRYEPQVEPEQMEKDIQKIL from the coding sequence ATGAGTAATCTATATACTTATGAAGTAAAGCAAGCGGATGGCAACATGGAACAGCTAGAAAATTTTAAAGGAAAACCGTTGGTTATTGTCAACACAGCAAGCAAATGCGGGCTAACTCCGCAGTTTGAGGGTTTACAGCATCTGTATGAGAAATATAAAGATCAAGGTTTAGAAATTCTCGGGTTTCCTAGTGGTCAATTCAATGATCAGGAATTCCACACGCAAAAGGAAACACAGGAGTTTTGTCGTAAGAATTACGGAGTGAGCTTTCCCGTCTTTTCTAAAATAGACGTAAATGGAGAACTTGCTGATCCACTTTTTAAGTATTTGACTTCTTGGGGTACAAATGACGTAAGTGGAGAGATTAAATGGAACTTTACTAAGTTTCTAATTGATCGCCAAGGAACCATTATTCAGCGTTACGAACCTCAGGTTGAACCAGAACAAATGGAGAAAGATATACAGAAAATTTTATGA
- the guaB gene encoding IMP dehydrogenase produces the protein MWESKFLKEGLTFDDVLLVPAHSEVLPKDIDLSVELTPKIKLNIPIISAGMDTVTEAKMAISMARQGGLGVIHKNMSIEEQAEQVVTVKRSENGVITDPFYLTPQHQVYDAEHLMGKYRISGVPIVQSEEDLTLVGIITNRDLRFIQDYSLEIKDVMTKEKLVTAPVGTTLEDAEKILQQYKIEKLPIVDQNGMLKGLITIKDIEKVIEFPIAAKDAQGRLLAGAAVGVTSDTMKRVEQLVKAHVDVVVIDTAHGHSAGVLNMVSQIRDAYPELTIVAGNVATASGTKALIEAGADIVKVGIGPGSICTTRVVAGVGVPQITAVYDCATEARKHGKAIIADGGIKFSGDIIKALAAGGHVVMLGSLLAGTTESPGDTEIFQGRRFKTYRGMGSIASMEKGSKDRYFQDEAKKLVPEGIEGRLPYKGPLTDTIHQLLGGIRAGMGYCGTKDLATLREEAQFIRMTGAGLIESHPHDVQITKESPNYSM, from the coding sequence ATGTGGGAATCAAAATTTCTTAAAGAAGGGTTAACCTTCGATGATGTATTGCTAGTGCCAGCTCATTCAGAAGTGTTGCCGAAGGATATTGATTTGTCAGTAGAACTGACGCCGAAAATCAAGCTGAACATTCCAATTATCAGCGCTGGGATGGACACTGTGACGGAAGCAAAAATGGCTATTTCAATGGCGCGTCAAGGCGGCCTAGGGGTCATTCATAAAAACATGAGCATCGAAGAGCAGGCTGAACAGGTAGTGACTGTCAAACGTTCGGAAAATGGCGTTATTACAGATCCTTTCTACCTGACTCCTCAGCACCAGGTTTACGATGCTGAACATTTGATGGGGAAATACCGTATTTCGGGTGTGCCGATTGTTCAAAGTGAAGAAGATCTTACTTTGGTGGGCATTATCACTAACCGCGACCTCCGCTTTATCCAGGATTACTCTTTAGAAATTAAAGACGTTATGACGAAAGAGAAGTTAGTGACGGCTCCGGTCGGTACTACTCTAGAAGATGCTGAAAAAATTCTTCAGCAATACAAAATCGAGAAGTTGCCGATTGTGGATCAGAACGGCATGCTAAAAGGCCTTATTACTATCAAGGACATCGAGAAAGTGATCGAGTTCCCGATTGCTGCAAAAGACGCCCAGGGACGGTTGCTTGCTGGCGCTGCTGTTGGTGTTACGTCGGATACGATGAAACGCGTTGAACAATTGGTGAAAGCTCATGTCGATGTCGTGGTCATTGATACAGCCCATGGTCATTCGGCAGGCGTATTGAACATGGTCAGCCAGATCCGCGATGCCTATCCTGAACTGACGATTGTGGCAGGGAATGTGGCTACTGCAAGTGGAACGAAAGCTTTGATTGAAGCTGGTGCTGATATCGTAAAAGTGGGCATTGGACCAGGTTCTATTTGTACAACACGCGTTGTTGCCGGTGTAGGAGTACCGCAAATTACAGCTGTTTATGATTGCGCTACTGAGGCCCGTAAACATGGCAAAGCGATTATCGCTGATGGGGGCATTAAGTTCTCAGGCGATATCATCAAAGCGCTAGCTGCAGGCGGACATGTCGTTATGCTTGGCAGCTTGCTTGCAGGAACAACTGAAAGCCCAGGAGACACAGAAATCTTCCAAGGCCGCCGTTTCAAGACCTACCGCGGCATGGGATCGATTGCTTCTATGGAAAAAGGATCGAAAGACCGTTATTTCCAAGATGAAGCGAAAAAATTGGTGCCGGAAGGAATTGAAGGGCGCTTGCCTTATAAAGGGCCTCTTACAGATACGATCCACCAATTGCTTGGAGGCATTCGTGCAGGTATGGGTTATTGTGGAACAAAAGATTTGGCGACACTCCGTGAAGAAGCACAATTTATCCGCATGACGGGTGCAGGATTGATCGAAAGTCATCCGCATGATGTACAAATTACAAAAGAATCACCGAATTACTCAATGTAA
- a CDS encoding D-alanyl-D-alanine carboxypeptidase family protein, which translates to MKSLVKWVQILMVMAVALMIVMPNRVQAEETVPVLADAAIVVDAETGQILYGQNDEAVLGIASMSKMMSEYLLFEAIEQGIVSWDDEYEVTDYSHRISQDLRLSNVPLRRDGSYTMKELYEAMAIYSANAATIGIAETIAGTEKEFVQMMNDKAKEMGIEDAHFVNSTGLNNSFLLGMHPEGTGEDEENTMSARSVAILTKALLDDYPEILDTAKIPELMFRKGTPDQIRMVNWNTMLPGMDHEYEGVDGLKTGTTDFAGHSFAGTAKRDGIRLIAIVMKAVDAEGEGSYDARFDATRALLDYGFGFQETEIMKAGQQFMGQESLPVAKGEKEQVAIAVKEPVRLLVPSAQQEAYRTELELTEGAPIEAAVEEGQLVGKVRVLDSEDNEVEYLKGEKLAADVAATETVERANWFAISMKSAADFIKGLF; encoded by the coding sequence GTGAAAAGTTTAGTGAAATGGGTTCAGATATTGATGGTAATGGCTGTAGCTCTGATGATTGTGATGCCGAATCGCGTGCAGGCGGAAGAAACTGTTCCGGTGTTGGCGGATGCGGCCATTGTCGTAGATGCAGAGACCGGACAAATTTTATACGGACAAAATGATGAAGCCGTCCTTGGTATTGCTTCTATGAGCAAAATGATGAGTGAGTACCTTTTGTTTGAAGCGATCGAGCAAGGTATCGTCAGTTGGGACGATGAATATGAAGTGACGGATTATAGCCACCGGATTTCGCAGGATTTACGCTTGAGCAATGTTCCGCTGCGCCGGGATGGTTCCTATACGATGAAGGAGTTATATGAAGCGATGGCGATTTACTCGGCGAATGCGGCGACGATTGGCATTGCTGAAACGATTGCGGGTACTGAGAAAGAGTTTGTCCAGATGATGAATGATAAGGCGAAGGAAATGGGTATTGAAGATGCACATTTCGTCAATTCAACTGGCCTTAATAATTCATTTCTATTGGGCATGCACCCTGAGGGGACGGGAGAAGATGAAGAAAATACGATGTCTGCCCGTTCGGTTGCCATACTGACTAAAGCCTTGCTGGATGATTACCCCGAAATTCTGGATACTGCTAAAATTCCAGAATTGATGTTCCGGAAAGGAACGCCTGACCAGATCCGCATGGTCAATTGGAATACGATGCTTCCTGGGATGGACCATGAATATGAAGGCGTGGACGGTTTGAAAACCGGAACGACGGATTTTGCGGGCCATTCCTTCGCAGGGACTGCCAAACGTGACGGAATCCGGTTGATTGCGATAGTGATGAAAGCGGTCGATGCTGAAGGAGAAGGTTCCTACGATGCTCGTTTTGATGCAACGCGTGCATTACTAGATTACGGCTTTGGATTTCAAGAAACGGAGATCATGAAAGCAGGCCAGCAATTTATGGGGCAGGAATCCCTCCCTGTTGCAAAAGGTGAAAAAGAGCAAGTAGCGATAGCGGTTAAAGAACCGGTTCGTTTGCTGGTCCCGTCTGCTCAGCAAGAGGCGTACCGCACCGAGCTTGAATTGACAGAAGGAGCCCCGATCGAGGCAGCTGTAGAGGAAGGCCAACTTGTAGGTAAGGTAAGAGTTTTGGATTCTGAAGACAATGAAGTGGAGTACTTGAAAGGCGAAAAGCTCGCTGCGGATGTAGCAGCGACAGAAACGGTAGAGCGCGCCAATTGGTTTGCCATTTCCATGAAAAGTGCTGCGGATTTCATTAAGGGGTTATTTTGA
- a CDS encoding PLP-dependent aminotransferase family protein produces the protein MDMLMFQLQKQSTIPLYKQLYREIRTAITAGKIAVDTKLPSKRKLADYLQISQTTVELAYSQLVAEGFIEPRPRKGFFTMPVEELAYLDLPQEETAIRDVPKPTYVYDFNPARIDTRSFPFPTWRKTAREVIDEENHELLLAGHPQGDESLRAEIARYLYQSRGVVCEPEQIIVGSGTEQLMPLLIRLFDKNLSFGFENPGYALTHSIFEHDDRQAFPIAVDEDGIEVQELDKTGVDIAYVTPSHQFPTGSILSATRRAQLLNWAAASPERYIIEDDYDSEFRYTSQPIPALQSMDVGGRVIYVSTFSKSIMPSLRIAYLVLPPRLLNAYRKTFLHYTSTVPRIDQQIVATFMQKGHFSRHLNRMRKLYRKKLECLMQALDPYQPLVTVSGEQAGMHVVLTIDTERTEQNLVSLASDAGIRVFAMQNYDLLKQKSTSPKIVLGFGGLDENEIQQGIGQLMACWNITKTSSSAKR, from the coding sequence ATGGATATGCTCATGTTCCAATTGCAAAAACAATCAACCATTCCACTATACAAGCAGCTTTACCGTGAAATCCGTACCGCCATCACGGCCGGTAAAATTGCGGTCGATACCAAGCTGCCGAGCAAGCGCAAACTGGCGGATTATCTGCAGATCAGCCAGACCACCGTCGAACTCGCCTATTCCCAATTAGTTGCAGAAGGTTTTATTGAACCACGCCCGCGAAAAGGCTTTTTCACGATGCCGGTGGAAGAACTGGCTTATTTGGATCTGCCTCAAGAAGAAACAGCTATCCGCGATGTACCAAAACCCACTTATGTATATGACTTTAACCCAGCGCGCATCGATACCCGTTCATTCCCATTCCCGACATGGCGCAAAACGGCACGCGAAGTAATCGATGAAGAAAACCATGAACTCCTGCTCGCTGGCCATCCGCAGGGAGACGAGTCGCTGCGCGCTGAAATCGCCCGTTATTTATACCAATCCCGCGGTGTCGTGTGCGAACCGGAACAAATCATAGTTGGCTCCGGGACCGAACAATTGATGCCATTACTGATCCGGCTCTTCGATAAAAACTTGAGCTTCGGCTTTGAAAATCCGGGATACGCCTTAACCCATAGCATTTTCGAACACGATGACAGACAGGCCTTCCCAATTGCCGTCGATGAAGACGGCATCGAAGTGCAGGAACTCGACAAAACCGGCGTCGACATCGCCTACGTCACCCCGTCCCACCAATTCCCGACTGGCTCGATCTTAAGCGCCACACGCCGCGCACAGCTATTGAACTGGGCAGCCGCAAGTCCCGAACGCTATATCATCGAAGACGATTACGACAGTGAATTCCGCTACACGAGCCAGCCGATTCCTGCCCTCCAAAGCATGGACGTCGGCGGTCGGGTCATTTATGTAAGTACCTTCTCCAAATCAATCATGCCTTCGTTGCGCATCGCTTATCTCGTGCTGCCGCCAAGGCTGTTGAACGCCTACCGCAAGACCTTTTTGCATTACACGTCCACCGTACCGCGCATCGACCAGCAAATCGTCGCGACCTTCATGCAAAAAGGCCATTTTTCAAGGCATTTAAACCGCATGCGCAAACTGTACCGGAAAAAACTCGAATGCCTGATGCAAGCACTTGACCCTTATCAACCACTAGTGACTGTTTCCGGCGAGCAAGCAGGCATGCATGTCGTGTTGACCATCGATACCGAACGCACAGAACAAAACTTAGTTTCCTTGGCAAGTGATGCCGGAATCCGTGTATTCGCGATGCAGAATTACGACCTGCTTAAGCAAAAATCAACTTCACCAAAAATCGTCCTCGGTTTTGGAGGACTTGACGAAAACGAAATCCAGCAAGGCATCGGCCAATTGATGGCATGCTGGAATATAACAAAAACCAGCTCATCTGCTAAAAGATGA
- the pdxS gene encoding pyridoxal 5'-phosphate synthase lyase subunit PdxS has protein sequence MSEKGTDRVKRGMAEMQKGGVIMDVVNAEQAKIAEAAGATAVMALERVPSDIRKEGGVARMADPRITEEVMNAVSIPVMAKARIGHITEARVLEAMGVDYIDESEVLTPADEEFHLLKNDYTVPFVCGCRNIGEAARRIGEGASMLRTKGEPGTGNIVEAVRHLRQVNAEVRNIVAMGEDELMTAARDLGASYEFLKEVKLLGRLPVVNFAAGGIATPADAALMMELGADGVFVGSGIFKSDQPERFARAIVEATAHYQDYALIAKLSKDLGPAMKGLEMATIGAADRMQERSW, from the coding sequence ATGAGTGAAAAAGGTACAGATCGAGTGAAGCGTGGCATGGCAGAAATGCAAAAAGGCGGCGTTATCATGGATGTGGTCAATGCAGAACAGGCGAAAATTGCAGAAGCGGCAGGGGCGACGGCTGTCATGGCGCTTGAGCGCGTGCCATCCGATATCCGCAAAGAAGGCGGCGTTGCCCGTATGGCGGACCCGCGCATTACCGAAGAAGTGATGAATGCCGTATCGATTCCGGTCATGGCGAAAGCACGCATCGGCCATATTACAGAAGCGCGCGTGCTAGAAGCGATGGGCGTCGACTATATCGACGAAAGCGAAGTACTGACACCGGCGGATGAGGAATTTCACTTGCTGAAAAATGATTACACGGTGCCGTTCGTCTGCGGCTGCCGTAATATTGGGGAAGCGGCACGGCGCATTGGAGAAGGGGCATCGATGCTGCGCACGAAAGGCGAGCCTGGCACAGGGAATATCGTCGAAGCGGTGCGCCATTTACGCCAAGTGAATGCCGAAGTGCGCAATATCGTCGCGATGGGCGAAGACGAATTGATGACAGCTGCGAGAGACTTAGGTGCATCTTATGAGTTTTTGAAAGAAGTGAAATTGCTTGGCCGTTTGCCGGTCGTCAACTTTGCAGCAGGGGGCATCGCGACGCCAGCGGATGCGGCGCTCATGATGGAACTCGGTGCGGATGGCGTTTTTGTCGGATCCGGCATCTTTAAGTCCGACCAGCCGGAACGTTTTGCGCGTGCCATCGTCGAAGCGACAGCTCATTATCAGGATTATGCGTTGATTGCGAAACTGTCGAAAGATCTTGGGCCGGCAATGAAAGGCTTGGAAATGGCGACAATCGGTGCGGCGGACCGCATGCAGGAAAGAAGCTGGTAA
- the pdxT gene encoding pyridoxal 5'-phosphate synthase glutaminase subunit PdxT — protein sequence MKIGVLALQGAVREHVQAIQACSAEAVVVKKAAELADLDGLVLPGGESTAMRRLIDRAELMEPLREFADSGKPMFGTCAGLVLLAKEIEGQEAAHLGVMDMTVARNSFGRQVDSFEADLDIAGIDAPFPAVFIRAPHIVRAGEDVEVLCEYDGRIVLARSGPFLGCSFHPELTGDHRLMQLFLDMVENRELLPTAAHYSKI from the coding sequence ATGAAAATCGGTGTATTGGCACTGCAAGGAGCGGTGCGTGAACATGTACAGGCGATTCAGGCATGCAGCGCGGAGGCTGTCGTGGTGAAGAAAGCAGCCGAGTTGGCAGACCTTGATGGGCTAGTGCTGCCGGGTGGAGAAAGCACGGCGATGCGCCGTTTAATTGACCGTGCGGAGTTGATGGAACCATTAAGAGAATTTGCTGATTCTGGAAAGCCGATGTTCGGCACTTGTGCAGGGCTCGTGCTGCTGGCAAAAGAAATTGAAGGGCAGGAAGCTGCGCATCTCGGTGTCATGGACATGACCGTGGCGCGCAATTCATTCGGCAGGCAAGTGGACAGTTTTGAAGCGGATCTGGACATTGCGGGAATTGACGCGCCCTTTCCAGCAGTGTTTATCCGTGCGCCGCATATCGTGCGTGCTGGTGAGGATGTGGAAGTCTTGTGTGAATATGATGGGCGCATTGTGTTGGCGCGGAGCGGGCCGTTCCTTGGCTGTTCATTCCATCCGGAACTGACCGGTGACCACCGGCTGATGCAGCTGTTTTTGGACATGGTCGAAAACAGGGAACTCTTGCCAACCGCAGCGCACTATAGTAAAATATGA
- the serS gene encoding serine--tRNA ligase encodes MLDIRFVRENFEQVKTKLGKRGEDISVLDDFEALDQKRRELIVQTEKLKAERNEASQQIAVMKRNKENADEAIAKTREVGDQIKAIDDELREVEVKLDYIMMRVPNVPHDSVPFGDSEDDNEEIRTWGEKPEFGFEAKPHWDIATDLNIVDFERAAKVTGSRFVFYRGLGARLERALINFMMDLHQEEHGYEEMLPPYMVNRESLTGTGQLPKFEEDAFLIEKEDYFLIPTSEVPVTNFYRDDILTADMLPQAFASYSANFRSEAGSAGRDTRGLIRQHQFNKVELVRFVKPEDSYDELEKLTGHAEKVLQLLGLPYRVLKMCTADLGFTAAKKYDIEVWIPTQETYREISSCSNFEDFQARRANIKFRREAKGKPEFVHTLNGSGLAVGRTVAALLENYQQEDGSVAIPEVLQPYMGGKTTIR; translated from the coding sequence ATGTTGGATATCCGTTTTGTACGGGAAAATTTTGAACAAGTGAAAACAAAGCTCGGAAAGCGCGGGGAAGACATTTCCGTACTCGATGATTTCGAAGCGCTAGACCAGAAGCGTCGTGAACTGATCGTCCAGACCGAGAAGCTGAAAGCGGAGCGTAACGAAGCTTCCCAGCAGATTGCTGTCATGAAGCGCAACAAGGAAAATGCGGACGAGGCGATCGCGAAAACACGCGAAGTCGGCGACCAGATCAAAGCGATCGACGATGAGCTGCGCGAAGTGGAAGTAAAACTCGACTACATCATGATGCGCGTGCCGAACGTTCCGCACGACAGCGTGCCGTTCGGCGATTCTGAAGACGATAATGAAGAAATCCGTACATGGGGCGAAAAGCCGGAGTTTGGCTTTGAAGCGAAGCCGCATTGGGACATCGCGACCGACTTGAACATCGTCGATTTCGAGCGCGCCGCTAAAGTGACCGGCAGCCGTTTTGTGTTCTACCGCGGGCTTGGCGCACGTCTCGAGCGTGCACTCATCAATTTCATGATGGACCTTCACCAGGAGGAGCACGGCTACGAGGAAATGCTGCCGCCATATATGGTCAACCGCGAAAGCTTGACGGGCACCGGGCAATTGCCGAAATTCGAGGAAGATGCGTTCTTGATCGAGAAGGAAGATTATTTCCTCATCCCGACTTCTGAAGTGCCGGTGACGAACTTCTACCGTGATGATATTTTGACGGCGGATATGCTGCCGCAAGCTTTCGCTTCTTACAGCGCGAATTTCCGCTCTGAAGCGGGTTCTGCAGGACGCGATACGCGTGGCTTGATCCGACAGCATCAATTCAATAAAGTCGAGCTGGTGCGCTTTGTGAAGCCGGAAGATTCTTATGATGAGCTTGAGAAGCTGACGGGACATGCGGAGAAAGTGTTGCAGCTGTTGGGCCTGCCGTACCGCGTCTTGAAGATGTGTACAGCGGATCTCGGCTTTACTGCAGCGAAGAAATACGATATTGAAGTATGGATTCCGACGCAGGAGACGTACCGTGAAATTTCTTCTTGCTCAAACTTTGAAGATTTCCAGGCGCGCCGCGCGAACATCAAGTTCCGCCGCGAAGCGAAAGGCAAGCCGGAATTCGTCCATACGCTAAACGGCAGCGGACTTGCTGTTGGACGGACTGTGGCGGCATTGCTTGAGAACTACCAGCAGGAAGACGGTTCTGTTGCCATTCCTGAAGTCTTGCAACCTTATATGGGCGGAAAAACAACGATCCGCTAA
- a CDS encoding alpha/beta fold hydrolase, with translation MQEVEFHLIETNGIRLHTAVAGPEDGELVVLLHGFPEFSYGFHHQMEALAASGYRVVAPDQRGYHLSDKPEQIEDYTINKLSDDIAGLIEAFGETSAMVIGHDWGGAVSWHLAASKPDYVKKLIAINIPHPAAMPRVFMKNPLQWLKSSYMAFFQLPEVPEKLMAANDFESMKQAMKGTARLDAFTDQELERYKDAWSQPGALTGMLNWYRTIRKGSLLQMPKAPMRMPVRIIWGLGDQFLSPMLATESLKFCENAELVWVGEATHWVHHEQPEIVNRLIKEFLA, from the coding sequence ATGCAAGAAGTGGAATTTCACTTGATTGAAACCAATGGTATTCGTCTGCACACAGCAGTTGCAGGACCGGAAGATGGGGAACTCGTGGTATTGCTTCATGGGTTTCCGGAATTCTCCTATGGATTCCATCATCAAATGGAAGCACTGGCTGCCTCGGGTTACCGCGTTGTGGCACCGGATCAGCGCGGCTATCATTTGAGCGACAAGCCGGAACAAATAGAAGACTACACGATTAATAAGCTAAGCGATGATATTGCCGGTTTGATTGAAGCATTCGGGGAAACTTCAGCGATGGTGATTGGCCATGACTGGGGAGGGGCGGTCTCCTGGCATTTGGCAGCAAGCAAGCCGGACTACGTTAAAAAGCTGATTGCCATCAATATTCCCCATCCGGCAGCCATGCCACGTGTTTTCATGAAAAACCCGCTGCAATGGCTGAAAAGTTCATACATGGCTTTTTTCCAGCTACCGGAAGTGCCGGAGAAGCTGATGGCTGCAAACGATTTCGAATCGATGAAACAGGCGATGAAAGGGACCGCAAGGCTGGATGCATTCACAGACCAAGAACTTGAACGGTACAAAGATGCGTGGAGCCAGCCAGGCGCTTTAACGGGCATGCTCAATTGGTACCGGACAATCCGAAAAGGGAGTCTCCTGCAAATGCCAAAAGCCCCGATGCGCATGCCGGTGCGCATCATCTGGGGTCTCGGCGACCAGTTCCTGTCGCCGATGCTCGCAACTGAAAGCTTAAAGTTCTGTGAGAACGCCGAACTTGTCTGGGTCGGCGAGGCGACGCATTGGGTGCATCATGAGCAGCCGGAGATTGTGAATCGGTTGATCAAGGAATTTTTGGCATAG
- the tadA gene encoding tRNA adenosine(34) deaminase TadA: MNGMEKDHYFMGLAIEEAQKAAQKGEVPIGAVIVQGDRIIARAHNLRETTRNAVTHAELLAIQQACEALDNWRLGDTKLYVTLEPCPMCAGAILQSRIPHIVYGARDSKAGCVDSLYRLLNDERFNHQCEVTENVMADECGGLLTQFFRDLRARNKNKRKTQA, encoded by the coding sequence ATGAACGGAATGGAAAAAGACCATTATTTTATGGGGCTGGCGATTGAAGAAGCCCAAAAAGCAGCCCAAAAAGGCGAGGTGCCGATCGGCGCGGTCATCGTGCAAGGCGACCGCATCATCGCGCGTGCCCATAATTTACGTGAAACGACGCGCAATGCAGTGACACACGCCGAATTGCTCGCAATCCAGCAAGCCTGTGAAGCACTCGACAATTGGCGGCTTGGAGACACAAAGCTTTACGTTACGTTAGAGCCTTGCCCGATGTGCGCCGGCGCCATTCTGCAATCGCGCATCCCGCATATCGTCTACGGTGCGCGCGATAGCAAGGCAGGCTGCGTCGATTCGCTGTACCGTCTGCTGAACGACGAGCGCTTCAACCACCAATGCGAAGTGACCGAAAATGTCATGGCGGATGAGTGTGGCGGCCTGCTCACCCAGTTTTTCCGCGATTTGCGCGCACGCAATAAAAATAAACGGAAAACCCAAGCCTAG
- a CDS encoding deoxynucleoside kinase — MPVPFITVEGPIGVGKTSLTKALSEQHQFQLLKEIVDENPFLNKFYEDIEEWSFQTEMFFLCNRYKQLSDIQKKFISNQEPVVADYHIFKNLIFAKRTLPEEEYAKYEAIYKILTADMPKPNMVIYLHASLDTLMKRIKLRGREFEQMITPDYMEQLSADYHEFIERFEREHPEIPVLRFNGDELDFVQNRSDLEVILTHVEGTLEKRSLSI, encoded by the coding sequence GTGCCGGTGCCATTTATCACCGTAGAAGGTCCGATCGGAGTGGGGAAAACCTCGCTGACGAAAGCACTTTCGGAACAACACCAGTTTCAATTGCTGAAGGAAATCGTGGATGAAAATCCGTTTTTGAATAAATTTTACGAAGATATCGAGGAATGGAGCTTCCAGACGGAAATGTTCTTCCTGTGCAATCGCTATAAGCAATTGAGCGATATCCAAAAGAAATTCATCTCCAACCAGGAGCCGGTCGTTGCGGACTATCATATCTTTAAAAACTTGATCTTCGCCAAACGGACGCTCCCTGAAGAAGAGTATGCCAAATACGAAGCGATCTATAAAATCCTGACGGCCGATATGCCGAAGCCGAACATGGTCATTTATTTGCATGCGAGCCTCGACACCTTGATGAAGCGCATTAAATTGCGCGGCCGTGAATTCGAACAGATGATCACGCCTGATTACATGGAGCAATTGTCTGCAGATTACCATGAATTCATCGAACGTTTCGAGCGCGAGCATCCGGAAATTCCGGTACTGCGCTTTAACGGAGACGAACTTGATTTTGTGCAAAACCGTTCCGACCTCGAAGTGATTCTCACTCATGTGGAAGGCACGCTTGAAAAAAGGAGCTTATCAATATGA
- a CDS encoding deoxynucleoside kinase, producing MNENLRDKYGIPKDAVITIAGTVGVGKSTMTKALADSLQFRTSFENVDGNPYLDLFYDDFEKWSFHLQIYFLAERFKEQKRMFEYGGGFIQDRSIYEDTGIFAKMHQEKGTMNAVDYETYTNLFDAMVMTPYFPHPDLLIYLEGSIEDILGRIQERGRAMEQQTPVEYWLEMHERYERWIDSFNACPVLRLNINDYDLMNDPDCSEQIVERIGKFMQQTAVLKR from the coding sequence ATGAATGAAAATTTGCGAGACAAGTACGGCATTCCGAAAGATGCCGTCATCACCATCGCCGGAACGGTCGGCGTTGGCAAATCTACAATGACCAAAGCACTTGCAGATTCACTGCAATTCCGTACCTCTTTTGAAAACGTAGATGGCAACCCGTATCTTGATTTGTTTTACGACGATTTCGAGAAATGGAGCTTCCACTTGCAAATCTATTTCCTGGCAGAGCGTTTTAAAGAGCAAAAGCGGATGTTCGAATATGGCGGCGGCTTTATCCAAGACCGCTCGATTTACGAAGACACCGGCATTTTCGCGAAAATGCACCAGGAAAAAGGCACGATGAATGCAGTGGATTACGAGACCTATACCAACCTATTCGATGCGATGGTCATGACGCCCTATTTCCCGCATCCGGATTTATTGATTTACCTCGAAGGATCGATTGAAGACATTCTCGGGCGCATTCAAGAGCGCGGCCGTGCGATGGAACAGCAGACGCCTGTTGAATACTGGCTGGAAATGCACGAACGCTATGAGCGCTGGATCGATTCGTTCAACGCGTGCCCCGTGCTGCGCCTCAACATCAATGACTACGATTTGATGAACGACCCCGATTGCTCGGAACAAATCGTAGAACGCATCGGCAAGTTTATGCAGCAGACCGCTGTGTTGAAACGCTAA